The Megasphaera stantonii genome includes a window with the following:
- the miaA gene encoding tRNA (adenosine(37)-N6)-dimethylallyltransferase MiaA yields MEKVIAIIGPTAVGKTALSFSLAEHFHTELISGDAYQIYKRMDIGTAKPTAGELRRYTHHLVDIAEPDEPYSAALFCQMARKAISDVAAKGNIPILVGGTGLYVQALLEGYSFDSSGADEALRQKARERIAALSEVELKSYIMEQTEWQPADWHELLSNTNRLVRLMAAIEKGEGRQLVRAGKAEGLVYDAFVVGLSLPRSELYERIERRVDLMLEAGWPKEVKGLLDAGVSPQCQSMKAIGYEELTLYAQGKMTLADAAERIKIRTRRFAKRQMTWYRRMPYIRWFEKEQYPSEAALADDVIAWIEGR; encoded by the coding sequence ATGGAGAAAGTAATTGCAATTATCGGCCCGACGGCCGTCGGCAAGACGGCCCTGAGCTTTTCCCTGGCCGAACATTTTCATACGGAGCTCATTTCCGGCGATGCCTATCAGATTTACAAGCGCATGGACATCGGTACGGCCAAGCCGACGGCCGGCGAGCTGCGCCGTTATACCCATCACCTCGTCGACATCGCCGAGCCGGACGAGCCCTATTCGGCGGCCTTGTTCTGCCAGATGGCCCGGAAGGCTATTTCCGACGTAGCGGCGAAGGGGAACATCCCCATTCTCGTCGGCGGAACGGGATTGTATGTCCAGGCATTGCTGGAAGGCTACAGCTTTGATAGCTCCGGCGCCGACGAGGCGCTGCGGCAGAAGGCCAGAGAGCGTATCGCTGCATTGTCGGAAGTCGAGCTGAAATCCTACATTATGGAGCAGACGGAGTGGCAGCCTGCGGACTGGCATGAACTGCTGTCGAATACGAACCGCCTCGTGCGCCTCATGGCGGCGATTGAAAAGGGCGAAGGCCGGCAGCTTGTGCGGGCCGGAAAGGCGGAAGGCCTCGTGTACGACGCTTTCGTCGTCGGCTTGTCCCTGCCGCGAAGCGAATTGTACGAGCGCATTGAACGGCGCGTCGATTTGATGCTGGAAGCAGGTTGGCCCAAAGAGGTCAAGGGGCTGCTGGACGCCGGCGTATCACCTCAGTGCCAATCCATGAAGGCCATCGGCTACGAAGAACTGACATTGTACGCCCAGGGAAAGATGACGCTGGCAGATGCGGCGGAGCGCATTAAAATACGGACACGGCGCTTTGCCAAGCGGCAGATGACCTGGTATCGCCGTATGCCCTATATACGCTGGTTTGAAAAAGAACAGTACCCTTCGGAAGCAGCGCTGGCCGACGATGTCATCGCCTGGATTGAGGGCAGATAA
- a CDS encoding aminotransferase class I/II-fold pyridoxal phosphate-dependent enzyme: protein MDLEHIRKQAMAACAAQFERIDAICLHNTQKVLQAYRECQISLYQFAGTSGYGYSDMGREKLDEVFAHVFKAEKALVRPHFVSGTHALATVLCALLQHGDTMISLIGAPYDTMQSVIGYAHETPHSLKEKGVIYDEVPLKNNAYDLEGIREKVGAAQPKLVLIQRSRGYSTRASLKISDIREIIQTVKAVSPQTICFVDNCYGEFAAEEEPIEAGADIIAGSLIKNPGGGIAPTGGYIAGREDLVSAAADYLTAPGLGDELGSYAAGYRLFFQGFFMAPHVTAQAIKGAVFAAAVFTQLGFKVSPLPEEERYDLIQTIYLENEQNMCLFCQGIQSFSPVDAHVTPIPDDMPGYADKIIMAAGDFVQGSSIELSADGPIREPYMIYLQGGIVFEHNVLAVMSAAKYISDHAEGERND from the coding sequence ATCGATTTGGAACATATCAGAAAGCAGGCTATGGCGGCCTGCGCCGCTCAGTTTGAACGGATTGACGCGATTTGCCTGCATAACACGCAGAAGGTACTGCAGGCGTATAGAGAATGCCAGATTTCGTTGTATCAGTTTGCCGGTACGTCCGGATACGGATACAGCGACATGGGACGGGAAAAGCTGGACGAAGTATTCGCTCACGTGTTTAAGGCGGAAAAAGCCCTCGTACGGCCCCACTTCGTATCGGGGACCCACGCCCTGGCTACGGTGCTGTGTGCCCTCCTGCAGCACGGCGATACGATGATATCCCTTATCGGCGCGCCGTACGATACGATGCAGAGCGTTATCGGCTATGCCCACGAAACGCCGCATTCCCTGAAGGAAAAGGGCGTCATATACGATGAAGTGCCGCTGAAGAACAATGCCTATGATTTGGAAGGCATCCGGGAAAAAGTAGGGGCGGCCCAGCCGAAGCTGGTGCTGATTCAGCGTTCCCGCGGCTACAGCACGCGGGCGTCCTTGAAGATTTCCGATATCCGCGAAATCATTCAGACTGTCAAAGCCGTAAGCCCGCAGACGATCTGCTTCGTCGACAACTGCTACGGCGAATTCGCCGCCGAAGAAGAACCGATTGAAGCCGGCGCCGATATTATCGCCGGCTCGCTCATCAAAAACCCCGGCGGCGGCATTGCGCCGACAGGCGGCTACATTGCCGGCCGGGAAGATTTGGTCTCGGCGGCGGCGGACTATTTGACGGCGCCGGGACTGGGCGACGAACTCGGCTCCTATGCGGCAGGCTACCGCTTGTTCTTCCAGGGCTTTTTCATGGCTCCTCATGTGACGGCCCAAGCCATTAAAGGAGCCGTCTTTGCGGCGGCCGTCTTCACCCAGTTGGGATTCAAGGTATCTCCGCTGCCGGAAGAAGAACGGTACGACTTGATTCAGACGATTTATTTGGAAAATGAACAGAACATGTGCCTGTTTTGCCAGGGAATTCAGTCCTTCTCGCCAGTTGACGCCCACGTCACGCCGATTCCCGACGACATGCCCGGCTATGCCGACAAGATCATCATGGCTGCCGGCGATTTCGTGCAGGGCTCGTCCATTGAATTGTCGGCCGACGGTCCCATTCGCGAGCCCTATATGATTTATCTTCAGGGCGGCATCGTCTTTGAACACAACGTATTGGCCGTCATGAGCGCTGCCAAGTATATCAGCGACCATGCCGAAGGAGAACGGAATGATTAA
- the rnmV gene encoding ribonuclease M5, whose amino-acid sequence MIKEVLVVEGRSDVARIQASGIDADMITTDGFNLRPDTIRQIQYAYEKRGIIILTDPDSAGERIRKYLTERFPDAKHAFIPRKDAIANGDLGVEQASPEAIRLALEKTRCAVYEPEEQFTMADVVLADLNGSPEAADRRAAVGAILGIGYGNAKQFLKRLNHYGVTRAEWEEALAKIEEVDDSERR is encoded by the coding sequence ATGATTAAGGAAGTCCTCGTCGTCGAAGGCCGCTCTGACGTGGCCCGCATTCAGGCCAGCGGCATCGACGCCGACATGATTACGACCGACGGGTTTAACCTGCGCCCGGATACGATCCGGCAAATACAGTATGCCTATGAAAAGCGGGGCATCATCATCCTGACCGACCCGGACAGCGCCGGCGAGCGCATCCGCAAGTATTTGACCGAGCGCTTTCCCGACGCCAAGCACGCTTTCATTCCCCGCAAGGACGCCATCGCCAACGGCGACCTGGGCGTAGAACAGGCGTCGCCCGAAGCGATTCGCCTGGCCTTGGAAAAGACGCGCTGCGCCGTGTACGAGCCGGAAGAACAGTTTACGATGGCCGACGTCGTATTGGCTGATTTGAACGGCTCTCCCGAAGCGGCGGACCGCCGGGCTGCCGTCGGGGCCATTCTTGGCATCGGCTACGGCAATGCCAAGCAATTTTTAAAGCGCCTCAATCACTACGGTGTTACCCGCGCCGAATGGGAAGAGGCCCTCGCCAAGATAGAGGAGGTAGACGACAGTGAAAGACGTTGA